The genome window TTTGGTAGCATGTAGTGTagcaatgtattttttaaaggtTAGTTGGACTGCACTTTAACTACTTGTGGGAAAAAGTTAAGGGATTGTTGGAAGCTACAGTACAGTTCCCCTATGCATGTTTCCAACAAACCTGGAATGTTATCCATAGGAATCAAtacaattttaacatttgagctGAAAAATCTTCATAAATAGAACTGGGATTACGTGATCCAGTAAATACAAACATACAATTGAAATAGAAAATAGTTGGTTGGGGTTAACCAGGCAGCTGTAAGTAAGAAAGCATAGCAAATGGCCAGAACATTGTGACCATCTTGTATTATTCACAGCAAGGAGAAAAAGCGAAGGTGGGCGGTGTTAATATTTCAGTGGTTTGTAGGAACCTTGAACATGCCTTGCATACCTGAGGTAAATAGTGATTTCTGTCAGGAACGCTCCTGTTGAACGTCCGCTGTGTCCGGCACCCGATCACTCATAGTTGTGATTTATTTAAGAGTCTGTGCTATTGGGGAGATTAAACGCCTTGGGAGTCGTCTGCAGCACCTCACAAAGATGCCGCTTGCACAAACAACGGCCGAGAACGGAGATACCCGGGAGTGTTCGCTGATATCCCGACACCTGGAGCAGTAACAGAGTCAGAAATGCAAGTGGGAAAAGTCCACAGACCATAGAGAATATAACAGCAAACCTGCTTTCTTACAGATCTGTAATGAAAATTGGCTGCTTGTAAATAAACCAGGAGCTATATGAACCTCAATATGGCAGCTCTGAGCCTGTTGGTAAAATGCACAGTGACAGAAATAGACATTTTTAAGCTGAATTACATTAACAATGATGTGCCCAAGGACTGCTGATACAGTAAAATGGATGAGTTACTTttcctgtctgtctttctgcctATGTCtatgtctgtttatctgtatGCCTGTCTGCCTATGTCtaaatctatctgtctgtatgtctgtctgtatacCAATCTATCTGTTTGTTTGACTGCCTATGTCTAGATCTgtatgtctgtgtgtctgtctgtctgtctgtctgtctgtctgcctgccaaCCTATGTCTACATCTTGTCTGACTGCCTATGTCTagatctgtctgtatgtctgctTATCTGTatatctttctatctgtctgtctgactgccTATGTctagatctgtctgtctgtctgcctgcctgcctgccaaCCTATGTCTACATCTATCTATCAGTTTGTCTGACTGCCTATGTctagatctgtctgtctgtctatgtctacatctatctgtctgtctgtctgtctatatgtctgACTGCCTATGTCTagatctatctgtctgtctgtctgtcggtctgcATGCCTATGTCTACatctatctctctgtctatctgcctgtgtctacatctatctatctatctatctatctgtctgtctgtctgtctgtctgtctgtctgtctgtctgtctgtctgcctccCCGCCTATGTCTAcatctatctctctgtctgtctgtctgtctgtctgtctgtctgtctgtctgtctgtctgtctgtatatcaaTCTATCTGTTTATTAGACTGCCTATGTCTAGAtcgatctatctatctgtctgtctgtctgtctgtctgtctgtctgtctgactacCTATGTCTagatctatctatctgtctgtctgtctgtctgtctgtctgtctgtctgtctgtctgtctgtctgtctgtctgtctgtctgtctgtctgtctgtctgtctgcctccCCGCCTATGTCTAcatctatctctctgtctgtctgtctgtctgtctgtatatcaaTCTATCTGTTTATTAGACTGCCTATGTCTAGAtcgatctatctatctgtctgtctgtctgtctgtctgtctgtctgtctgactacCTATGTCTagatctatctgtctgtctgtctgtctgtctgtctgtctgtctgtctgtctgtctgtctgtctgtctgtctgtctgtctgtctgtctgtctgtctgtctgtctgcctccCCGCCTATGTCTAcatctatctctctgtctgtctgtctgtctgtctgtatatcaaTCTATCTGTTTATTAGACTGCATATGTCTAGAtcgatctatctatctgtctgcctgtctgtctgtctgactacCTATGTCTagatctatctatctgtctgtctgtctgtctgcatgcCTGTGTCTGcatctatctgtctttctgtctgtctgtctgtctgtctgtatatcaaTCTATCTGTTTGTTTGACTGCCTATGTCTagatctatctgtctgtctgtctgtctgtctgtctgtctgtctgcgtatgtctacatctgtctgtctgtctgcctgcctgcctccCTGCCTAGGTTtacatctatctgtctgtttgtctgcatATGTCTatatctatctgcctgtctgtctgcctttgtctgcatatatctgtctgtcagtctgcctgtctgtctgtctccttTATATCTATTGTCTCTTTTCTATCTATCTGTTGTCTTATCAATAtctattgtctgtctgtctctttataTCTATCCTCTTTCTGTCTAACTATTTGTCAGTTtctctatatctgtctgtctgtctgtctgactgactTTTGTCTGTTTCTTTATTTAGTCTGTCTTTTTACCCATTtgtcatgtctgtctgtctatccctctgtccatccatctgcctacctgtctgtctgtaaaactatatctatctatctattttttGTTCCTCTATAGCTTTCATCCATCTGACTTCCTGTCTAACTAGCTAGGTATATCTCTTGTTTGTCTCCATCTctctcaatctctctctctctctctctctctctctctctctctctctcttttatttCCTGGCGTTTATTTAAAGGCCAAATCTGGGGGCTTATGACAGACAGCATCTCTGTTTAGAAAGAGAGCCTCAGTTCTGTATTCAGTCGTCTCATAAGAGCTCTCTCTGCTTTGTTCTGCTCAAGAGAGCCGTGTTCTTTGCAGAGCCATCTGTGGGTCACCGATTTTATTTATCAGACCTTTAAGGTCAGGTTTGAGGAAGAAACTTCAAGGAGTTTAATTTCAGTCTGTCCTGGAGAGCAGTTTGGCTTATGTCTAAAACTGTATTTTCATTCTACTATGGCAGTAGTATCAAAGATACAGTTAAGTCTGTTTAAATGAGCCTCATTCATTTGTGTTATAAACTCAACTATGTGTTGAGTTTATCtactttatcattttaaaataaggaACATTCttattcaaatttattttaaaagccatTATAAAATGTACTCCTCTAGCATGTTTTGGAAATAAGTCCACTAAAAAGTCGACgttacccattgacttccataatagaaaaaaacaaatactgtagAAGTTAATGCTGCAATAAATATATGTTGACAGAATaaaattttttgggtgaacaatatGCAAATGCATGTTATACCTCGTACCTTGCAAACATGAAAAAGCTTAATCGTGCCTCATGACAGCTTTCTAAATTAATTGATTTCCCTTGAAAGCCTTGATGTGAAGTACATGTGCCAGTGGAATGAATAAACTACACTGAAATTCGGACCAGGgtggaaaataaattaaattaatttccaCCCGGCAGGAGATTTCTTGCAAATGCTTTGTAGCCACCTTCTCTACACTTAAATGTGAGTTTAGGAGTACATTATGAATTCAAGTAGCAACATAAAAACAAGCAATAACTCATAGTCTCGTAGACATTTTCTGCTCCATCTGTCTCGTGTCTACCTTATTAGCACCTGCATGTTAATTGGTGATGTTCTGATAGTGTCCAGAACGGACACAGTGGGACGCAAGCCTTTGGAGATAAAAATAGATGCACAAATTCCCCCTCACGCTGACAAACCTAGACCAAACACCAGAAAATCGTCTGATGCTTAATTGGCGCTGCACAATGGTTCTCTTGTGGGGTGTTTTTGCTCTACCATCTGGgttatcgttttttttttacagttttatgTCTGGGAAaggaatagaatagaatatcaAGCTAACGCTATCAGAAAAAAATGATCCGTAGCTGTCAACGGGCCGGCACCATATCCAAATTTACAGCCAAAATGTGCATACTGGCATACATatatgtacctaaatggtacctacagtattaggaccttttaaaagggtactggCATCTTCTGACCTTTTGACCACATTTTCTGATGGCGCATCAGATTCTAATGAAAAAAACAGAATGTAAATCTAAAAAACGTGTATGATATTGCGAAACTGACTTTTCTTGGCAGCGTGGTATCCATGCTGATTTGAGCTCACTGAAAAAGATCTCTTGTGTAAATATCAGCACAAAAAAGTAATTTCTTGAATTAgtttcatttgtatttttttttttgtctttgagTGTTTATTTCAGGCAGGAGGATGTAGGATACGTTAATAATTATTATGCCACATGTGCTTGCTATGTGatgatgtttactgtatgagaGAATCCATGTGTGCAATCTGCCAAAGTGTTGAGGTTGCTCGGAGCAAGCCGATAGCTGTTATCGAAGGTCATATGGTGTAATATCCGAATGAATATTCATTCAGTAGGCGTGATTATCAAGTCCAAACAAGCCCCTGTATTTTAAGCCCGTTATTTTAAGATTACCTAAAACCTTTCCAGGATTTTCACAGCTAAAATGACATAATATGAAACCTtatgggttttaagtgctatcAGTCTTCTCATTGTGCGTTTATTGTATGCACTCTATATTAAGTAATGAAATCAAGTACCAATGTGTTGCAACTGATTcttgtagagagagagagagagagagagagagagagagagagagagacggtcTTCAGGAAAACTGATTAATGGGTTTTAGTGTGAGAGAGATCCTGCTGTGGTCACGACCGGTTGTGTGCGTGTATGCGTGTTAGTGGTCAGACATTGATAGCTATATTCAACATTAAAACAGGAAACAATGGTTAGGTTTGCTTTGGTGTGGCTGGACGATTATCAggctaacattttttttaaggataTCCTTCATAAAAGTCCCAATGTTCcactatcagaaaaaaaaagGGTTTATTTAAACCAGTAGTTTAGGTTTTCCCACACTCTTACtctgggttcacaccagacacaagttcaacgatttgcgtgaCTAGATTACATACatagtcaatgcaaagacacaaccagatgcgaatgacgcgatatgggcaGCGCGTTTGCTGCAAAAACACACGCTATTCGCTCAAACGAAAATATTCAACCCGAGCGAAacatttgcatgacacaaagtttaatcccgcgagtaatctagagcgagtaacgcgatgccccgcgtttgTTGTGTACGCAGCATTATGGTGTGTTCACATCAGACGCgaaagaggcggcaagcgcgagtaatttacatgttaagtcaatgcaaagacgcgaatagtCATCCTGCGGCACAGAACACGCGGATGGCACGTTCCGTGCAAATTGAACGTTGCCTCGTGATTCACGTTgccgcgagttgaaaaatctgaactttgccGGATTTTTGCGctacgttaaccaatcaggacctttcATTAGCAGTGACGTGATTTCAGGAAGTGAGGGGAGGCAGAAAAActaaacaacaatggaggacaatcaTCATCGCAACACGAGACATCTTCATACTTTAacaggaattaaaaggatcttgatagagaaagtgagtgaggaggtcgaacaatctggtaagtttaTTCAAATTGAGCTATAtgagcccctcccatgacgcgaatttacgtgtgaatgtctcgaatgacgagaatttcacacgcgaatgaagtaagtaaactcaaaatattcaagcgtccaactacgccgAATAGGGCGTTTTGTCACCTCTTTCGCCAAAATAGGGGTAAATAAGCTGTCACGGGCAAGGGACAAgatcaaaaagtacacctttgtatcttaaaggtacatattcaTATTTCAAAGAACCATATTTGTTCCTATTTGGAACATATTGAGACGgttttaaagggtaccgtctcagtgacaacttttgtatctttatttctgacagtgcataTTTTACTCAACCATGTAAACATTTCTCAGATTCAAATTCTTTAAGGCACAGGAGCAAAACAACACCCAGTTTAATCTTCAGGGTGTGAGGGAAAGTgcaaaaatgtccaaaaaatatattatatgacTCTTTAAGGACATATGCAGGATGCTGCAGGtgaaatattgtttatatttatcATCAATAAACCCTTCAGATCTATTCTTTTATTCATTTCGTTCCAAACCCAAATAATCTCTTTCACTGGCTTGTTTATCAATTCATCTGTCGTTTGGAAACGGATTGCGGCCATAATCAATTTTCAGTAAAACGCAGATTTCGACTAACCGCTGTTGTCTAATATGTGCCTCTGCGAGAGTAAAATATCAAGGCACTTCCACATTGATCCTGCAAGAATCGATCCTAAGCCAGAGCATCACATATTAATTTCTCAGATGGGTTTTAGTTCTGAATGGTTCAGCGTGACAGTGGGCAGATTGGCAGGCGGTGCTGCCCGCACGCCTGACGCTGATGGAAAGTTGCAGACGATGGTCAGGCAGGTGACAGGTCTGTTGTCCTGTCAGCACTAAGGATTTCCCCATAGGCGCACGTAGTCCGACAGCATCTGCCAGGAGaagtaaaaacacacacacagatgcgCATTTTAAAATAGGCTTCTGAGAGTGTGACAGAATGCTTTCATGAAACTTTAACAGTTTTGTGGGTTTGATTAAAATGTATAGGTACTttgtaatgcattgtaagtcactttggattaaatgcataaatgtaaatgattaaaTAAATGAGGGTTATTCAGTTGATATTTCTCCAAAGCaaacaataaataattttttgtattgtttttgcatttattttatataacatctacactcacctaaaggattattaggaacaccatactaatactgtgttttacctcctttcgccttcagaactgccttaattctacatggcattgattcaacaaggtgctgaaagcattctttagaaatgttggcccatatttataggatagcatcttgcagttgatggagatttgagGGAAGCACATccaagctcccgttccaccacatcccaaagatgctctattgggatgagatctggtgactgtggggggcattttagtacagtgaactcactgtcatgttcaagaaaccaatttgaaatgattcaagacATGGTGCATtttcctgctggaagtagccatggatgggtacatggtggtcataaagggatggacatggtcagaaacgaTGCTGaggtaggccatggcatttaaacgatgcccaattggcactaaggggcctaaagtgtgccaagaaaacatcccccacacccttacaccaccaccagcatcctgcacagtggtaacaaggcatgatggatccatgttctcattctgtttacgccaaattctgactctaccatctgaatgtctcaacagaaatcgagacacatcagaccaggcaacatttttccagtcttcaactgtccaattttggtgagcttgtgcaaattgtaacctctttttactatttgtagtggagatgagtggtacacAATGGGgttttctgctgttgtagcccatccgcctcaaggttgtgtgtgttgtggcttcacaaatgctttgctgcatacctcggttgtaacgagtgtttatttcagtcaaagttgctcttctatcagcttgaatcagtcggcccattctcctctgacctctagcatcaacaaggcattttctcCCACAGGACTGACGCAtaatggatgtttttcccttttcacaccattctttgtaaaccctagaaatggttgtgcgtgaaaatcccagtaactgagcagattgtgaaatactcagaacggcccgtctggcaccaacaaccatgccacgctcaaaattgcttaaatcacctttctttcccattctgacttTCAGtcagttcaggagattgtcttgaccaggaccacacccctaaatgcattgaagcaactgccatgtgattggttgattagataattgcattaatgagaaattgaagaggtgtttctaataatcctttaggcgAGTGTATAAAGGTACAAACTGGAAGAGTAACCTTTCAAAAAGTTACACTTTGGTACCCAAagaatgcatattagtacttcaaaggtagtTTGAAGATaaccacagggctgttgaatgctttattctaatTGCtggagaaatgttccatgggtgttgattatttttcaataacggCACACCTAACCTTTAAAGTGACAGCTATTGTACTTtgatttttgacagtgtatacAAAAATGACTCGATGACACCTGGAACCTGTATTTTGCAAGCCGATAGGGTCAGTTGTGATTGCATGTTGTTTAGTGCTTAACAAAGATAAGACAAGTTGCTTTATTTATCTAAAACTTGACTGAATGCTAGACATGTCTCTTCCTCTGATATTCTTGCTGCTGCAGATATGAATCAGGTTTGTGCTGCCAGCGTGGTACTGCTACAACTGAATCAAAATACCAATACCATGGCTGTGATTGCGACCCCCCTTGTAGCTTCACCCTTTCAATACTTATCACATGTCCTCACCCTTAACTGATCCAAACAAACAAGATTCAGCAGCCGGATTGGAAACAACACAAGCCACCCTGGAAAAATCAGCTCGGGCTGTGTTATCAAATGTTTCCAGGACATCCTTCATTGTTCGAAACGATTTGGTTTCCCTCCGTCTCGCCCATGCTTGAAAAAACAGGGTCTTTCCTTCGCAGGGCCACCGTCTCTCTGCTCCGAAATTATCTCAGGCTTTCCAGATGTGTTTCAGCACCAGTGAGCAAAATCTCTTCCTGCTTCGCCAGTCCATCCTCTTCCAATCAGCTCAGAGTCTCCGCTTTAGATGGGCAAACAGTGATGTGCAGTTTTAATTAAAGAGAGATCAGGTGCCAGTGTCTGAGCAAACACTTGGCTTTTTTATTTTCCAGGCATTTCAGAATgtgtaaaaacattttcaggATGTGGACTTTGCTGAAAGTGTGTGTTATCATAGCGGGGCCTTGAAGCTACCCAGGGGAGATATGAAAGAGGGAGAAACAGAGAGAAAAGAACAGTGCATTTTGGAAAATATGTTGTGAAACAGTGTCTTTTAAATGATGAATGTAGTAAGAGGTCTGAATGCAGCATACAGTGCACATAAATTTTGCCCTTCAGCTTCATGCTGTTTTTTACTTTGTTCTCACTTTCTTTATTATTTGACTGTCCACAATGTTAAAGTAACTTTTCGTGTGGCCTTGTCGGGTAGTTTGTTTGTCATGGGAAGCTTTCTGTTAGGTACATTGTAAAATATTACTACacgtgtgttgtcccagaatccacccatcatgtgttattattgaaacaacacattttgtgttacttttaacacaacttgtgtattattttaacacaaaattaacacaaaatgacacataatgtgttaaaagcttaacgcacaaagatgtgtaaatctTTCTAAAAGTGTACTGTATGTGCCTTAGTCAATTTTACGAGATAAAATtggtaaacatttttttttaattacataAAATTGTGAGTAATTTCTAAATGAACACATAATTGAgtaattcaacttaattttttatgtataatccacttaaatgtttaagaaggaaattaacttttttaatttagttGAAACTACATGATTTTAGTAGACATAATTTACCAGGGACTTGTAGTTCCCAACATACATTGCATGGGACGGCATTGGAGagtaacattttaaatgaaacgctattttttgtttttttaactaaaaataaagacttgttagtgttaaatgttaatttatcttTCAGATTTACAAgaatttctttttcttcttgaagttttgtggttaccatcattcaGAAGAGTGGTGCTTGTGTATAGACTGCAGTTGACATGATGAAAATCATGATGTAATTCAGTCAATGAGCAATAACTGTGCTAATACCAGTACTGAGATCAGTCTTTTCTTACTTGCTCATCAAtatgtaataataaatatgtaaagaaaGAGGAgattttacgtgattaaatcagaGGAAAAAGTTGACCTTTAAagtacttaaaaatgtttcggTAACAATTTTGCAGTGTAATTTTAATTAACTTAGTCAAgtagatttatttaatttcaatgTGTGAAATTTACTTGAAAAATAAGCGTGCAAAAACTTTCAAAGTACATTCTACTTATAGATTTTTTCAATGTACAAAGAATGCAAATGTAGTGTGAATTTCATCAATATAATGATTGGATATTTGAAGGTCTTTTAACAattacatattaaattattagtTATTTTGTTCTCTGTTTCTGCTCATGTTATCCTGGATTGACATTAATTTGTGCATTATACAAATGCTGGGTGCATCAACAAATACAGCACACTGTTTTAAGATTTTAATAACTATTAATAAATATAGATTATAGATATAGACTGTATGTCTTGTAAGTCgctataaaagcatctgccaaatacataaaagtaaatgtaataACTGGTTGTCCATGCTAGTCATTCTAGTGGTCTTCTTGTCTCTTCATGACTCTAGTTAACGTGTTTGATGTCAGTGTTTGCCATTTTAACCGTTTCCCTCAGATGCTGAAACTTAACACGTATGGATTTCTGCAACaaagtttatgaatatttaatgAGGTGGTGGTTTATGACTGGCTGTCTGTTGATCATTTCACACTGTATACCTTTGCCACCAcgattcatttacatttatttatttggcaaaGTCATATCTAAAATTACTTGCAAACTGACCCCAACAGAAACGTACAAATCTGCAAATTCTGTCAATGGTGTGGTATCCtccgttttgtaccttttcaggtttacaaaacataatacaatgttgttcAAAGGATCTATAATACAGTATTTGGTATGTCTTtggggtataatattgtaccccaaaaggtacattTTTCAATGTGTGGTATATTCCTAAGTGTACAAAAAGAAACTTTTGAggattttttctgacagtgcatgaCCTTGACATTGCATGCAGCATGCTTCATAAAAtgatttacaagaatgaaaggTTGCATAACTAGTGCTTAAATtgccatttaattttaggtttTAACTCAAATTAATAACACACAATATtataaaattttgttttagaCCTCAATACTATAAGCATAAGTTAAACTGATATGACAATATCCACTTTATGACAATAATGTATACAATTTTCTAATTAAGTTTTAGTATTTTAAATCCACGTACAGTTTCTGCCATTAAAGTACAAATCTAAAATcgaattaatatataataaatattttgtccTGCATTGTAATTCACAACATCTGTCTATGAATAGATGATGTGTATATCCAGAtgttatatttgtattattctaataaagaaaatatatgaaatatgtgTAATGACCATATTTTCCCCTGTCTTATCTTATTATTTCAGGGATTCAATGTAGAGACAATGCTAAACACAACATGATCTCATAATCTAGCCATGAACATTTATCACCATAAATCAGCAGAAATCATAAAACACACAGGATTCAGATAAAATATCTAGTGTCTGTAAGTAGCCTAGAGTCCAAAAAGAGTGATGGCCGAGGGTGAGGCAGTGCTATTTGATTAAGGTTAAAAGCAGCTCACGCTATCCGTCATGTAGAAAATGCAGTTTGGCTGAGACAGAGCCCTGGTGTCAGTATGGCTTGTTACAGTCAGTCTAAACATCTGTCCTGTTACTACTGGCAGACAGTGCTACTAATTACTAGTGTTACTAATGCTAGACACTTAaagttaaaaacaaacaaacagagaaTGAATCTAGCTTTAATCTTAATTTTGTGTGCCAGTATGCAGCATTTACCTTGCATAACAACTTTGGTTTATTATATACACTGGTACACTttagttgcatttaagcatagaTCAGGATCAAAACTATTGTTTTTTTCACTTGAAGCAATTATTTATCAGAAAGACTGAGGTAAAATGGGTTACATTTAGAGGGTTACATACAGAGACATTAATCCAAACTGCTTttttcatttctaaaaaaaaatacataattttaaaaGCACTAACTAGCAGTCAGTCTGTTTTTCTACGGACTAAAAAAATTcctactttaaaataaaatgtaaaatcgaCTTATTTAATTGTCAGTATGATTGCGTTCCACAAAAAGAGCTAAAGGTTTATGGGAAATGTAGTTCATGGTATAACTAACGCCAATTCTCTCTAACGAGCGCAAACGTGCTAAGCACTACACTTCCCATAATGCATTTCGGCAAACGCGGAAGTCTTGGCAACATTTAACGGGCTCGTGGTAAACTTTGGTGGAAAATGTCACATCACGGTATCAAGAAAAGAAAACTGGACAGGAGCACAGAGGATTACATGTACTTTGACAGCTACTCCGATGTTACCATTCACGAGGAAATGATCGCGGACACCGTGCGCACTAACGCGTACAGAACGggcatttttaaaaacagtaagtcGATAGAAGGGAAAGTGGTGCTGGATGTGGGAGCCGGTACCGGTGTTCTCAGTTTATTTTGTGCCCAGGCTGGTGCCAGGAAGGTTTATGCTGTAGAAGCGAGCTCGATCGCCGATCAGGCTGTAAAAATAGTCAAACTGAATCAGATGGAGGACAGGATCGAtgttattaaagggacactagaGACGATCGATTTACCCGAGCAGGTGGACGTGATTGTCAGCGAGTGGATGGGCTATGCGCTTCTTCACGAATCCATGTTAAATTCTGTGCTCTTCGCCCGGGACAAGTGGCTAAAACCCGGTGGCCTTATATTACCGTACAAAGCGGATCTCTACATCGCCCCCTTAAACGATATGGTGGTGGAGGGCCGATTGAACTTTTGGAGCACTGTTAAGGCACAGTACGGCGTGGACATGTCCTGCATGACTGACTTTGCACGTAAGTGCATCATGAACAAAGACATCACTGTGAATCCGGTGACGGTGGAGGACGTGCTCTCCCATCCGTGCAAGTTTGCCGAGTTGGATTTACGCACGGTCACGCTCGAGCAGCTCAACGATGTGCGGGGCGTGTACAAATGCGCGTGCTTCGGCTCGTCCTCCATCCACGCGTTGTGCGTCTGGTTCAGTGTCACGTTCCCAGCGGAGGAGAAGGCCCTGGTGCTCTCCACGTCTCCATTCAAACCGGAGACGCATTGGAAACAAGCTGTACTGTATTTGGATGAACCAGTGGATGTGATGCAGGACACTTTAGTAGAGGGGGAGATCAGCTTGTACCCCTCTGAGAAAAATTCAAGGCACATATGCATCCGTTTGGACTATTCCATAGGCGACCATAAAAAGCGCTCCAAAACGTTTTCTATTCCTGATCAATATTTAGAAGTGTAACAGAATTGCCTGTTTTAAGTTATTTGTTTCCTCCGCAAACGTTCATCATAAATATGTACACCACTTGGAAACTGAAAAATTGAATGTCTGCAGAAGAGTTGGTTTTCATAGATAGCAAGCatacagtgttaaaaaaaataaatagtgcTTGCAAAGCTCTGGAACTGCTTATTAAGTGTGCAAAAACAACTTTCCACCTTCATATAAAGATAAAAGCATGCATTCAGGGTTGGCCTGGGAACTTAAGGGTTTCGGGAGCAAATTGGGccttaatttaataaaaacatcttaataataataatgtttaattTCTATAGCGCCTTTCAAATGCTCAAGGA of Paramisgurnus dabryanus chromosome 22, PD_genome_1.1, whole genome shotgun sequence contains these proteins:
- the prmt6 gene encoding protein arginine N-methyltransferase 6 is translated as MSHHGIKKRKLDRSTEDYMYFDSYSDVTIHEEMIADTVRTNAYRTGIFKNSKSIEGKVVLDVGAGTGVLSLFCAQAGARKVYAVEASSIADQAVKIVKLNQMEDRIDVIKGTLETIDLPEQVDVIVSEWMGYALLHESMLNSVLFARDKWLKPGGLILPYKADLYIAPLNDMVVEGRLNFWSTVKAQYGVDMSCMTDFARKCIMNKDITVNPVTVEDVLSHPCKFAELDLRTVTLEQLNDVRGVYKCACFGSSSIHALCVWFSVTFPAEEKALVLSTSPFKPETHWKQAVLYLDEPVDVMQDTLVEGEISLYPSEKNSRHICIRLDYSIGDHKKRSKTFSIPDQYLEV